One Neisseria sp. Marseille-Q5346 genomic region harbors:
- the rfbD gene encoding dTDP-4-dehydrorhamnose reductase — MRTLLTGAKGQLARCLRDRLPEDWELIATDSTSLDITDTEAVHHMIKNFQPDAIVNAAAYTAVDKAEENAEAAFAVNASAVHNLAAAARAAHARFIHISTDYVFDGEGKRPYRETDYTNPRSTYGQSKVAGELLALAAHPESTIVRTSWLFSEYGSNFVKTMLRLAKERDSLSIVHDQTGCPTYAGDLAHAIISLLQQPTSPRGIFHYCGNKSATWYEFTKAIFQTAHQLDDSFRIPELNAITTDQYPLPAPRPAYSIMDCSRLETEFGIKPSDWQKALREILRKID, encoded by the coding sequence ATGCGTACTTTATTGACCGGAGCCAAAGGCCAGCTTGCCCGTTGTCTGCGCGACCGCCTGCCCGAAGATTGGGAACTGATTGCTACCGACTCTACTTCGCTGGACATTACCGATACCGAAGCCGTGCATCACATGATCAAAAATTTCCAACCAGATGCCATCGTTAATGCCGCAGCTTACACTGCCGTCGATAAAGCAGAAGAAAACGCTGAAGCCGCTTTTGCCGTCAATGCAAGCGCTGTTCACAACCTGGCCGCAGCTGCCCGCGCCGCACACGCTCGCTTTATTCATATTTCCACTGATTATGTATTCGACGGCGAAGGCAAACGCCCTTACCGCGAAACCGACTACACCAATCCGCGCAGCACTTACGGTCAATCCAAAGTAGCAGGCGAGCTTTTGGCTTTAGCCGCACATCCTGAAAGTACAATCGTCCGTACTTCATGGCTGTTTAGCGAATACGGCAGCAATTTCGTCAAAACCATGCTGCGCCTTGCCAAAGAACGCGATTCCCTCTCCATTGTTCACGACCAAACCGGCTGTCCGACTTATGCAGGCGACTTGGCTCACGCCATCATCAGTTTACTGCAACAGCCTACCTCCCCACGCGGCATCTTCCATTACTGTGGCAATAAATCGGCAACATGGTACGAATTTACCAAAGCCATCTTTCAGACGGCCCACCAATTAGACGACAGCTTCCGCATTCCGGAACTGAACGCAATTACCACTGATCAATACCCCCTGCCCGCTCCGCGTCCGGCATACAGCATCATGGATTGCTCACGCCTAGAGACCGAATTCGGTATCAAACCGTCCGACTGGCAAAAAGCCCTACGCGAAATTCTCCGCAAAATCGACTAA
- a CDS encoding calcium-binding protein: MSVVNAVTGLVSAIAAFCPPAKTPNYKCVPVCPPYNCDPIKPIPCPKPQPKPQPKPQPKPEPKPEPQPEPQPEPKPQPKPEPKPEPKPEPKPEPKPEPKPEPKPEPKPEPKPEPDCKDCVDDHNQNNSYGHEDKNPGNVIRAEDCKDGNVIRGTDAKDTIYGTACEDIIYGGNGTDVIYAGAGNDTIYGDADGDSLYGEEGKDYLQGGAGNDYLNGGSGADIMRGGDGNDVYFVDNANDQVIEYGNAHAGIDTVRTVIDYTLTDHVENLILQGMQNLNGTGNSLNNNIEGNGGNNHLYGLAGDDCLVGKDGNDYLDGGVGNDILIGGTGNDTYFFDKGYGHDTIREESGNDTLLFGKGVAASDVLLSKSGANLTVSVGTNDSITIDDWFTGNDHKVENFKFADGSTYQVTGHGDYYSLSAVNQIQDQTQAPAI, translated from the coding sequence GTGTCAGTAGTTAACGCGGTAACCGGTTTGGTTTCTGCTATTGCGGCTTTCTGCCCACCGGCAAAAACGCCTAACTACAAATGTGTTCCGGTTTGCCCACCTTACAACTGCGATCCAATCAAACCGATCCCATGTCCAAAACCACAACCTAAACCTCAGCCTAAGCCTCAACCAAAACCTGAGCCTAAACCTGAGCCACAGCCAGAACCGCAACCAGAACCAAAACCACAACCAAAACCTGAGCCTAAGCCAGAACCGAAACCTGAGCCTAAACCAGAACCAAAACCTGAGCCTAAGCCAGAGCCAAAACCTGAGCCTAAACCAGAACCGAAACCTGAGCCAGACTGCAAAGACTGTGTTGACGACCATAACCAAAACAACTCATACGGTCACGAAGACAAAAACCCAGGTAATGTCATCCGAGCTGAAGACTGCAAAGACGGCAACGTTATCCGTGGTACCGATGCTAAAGATACCATTTATGGTACTGCTTGCGAAGACATCATCTACGGTGGCAACGGCACAGACGTAATCTACGCCGGTGCTGGTAACGACACCATTTACGGTGATGCCGACGGTGACTCTCTGTACGGTGAAGAAGGTAAAGACTACCTGCAAGGTGGTGCCGGTAACGACTACCTGAACGGTGGTTCCGGTGCTGACATCATGCGCGGTGGCGACGGTAACGACGTTTACTTCGTTGACAATGCCAACGACCAAGTTATCGAGTACGGCAATGCACATGCCGGTATCGATACTGTTCGTACCGTTATCGACTACACCCTGACCGATCACGTTGAAAACCTGATTTTGCAAGGTATGCAAAACCTGAACGGTACCGGTAACTCTTTGAACAACAACATCGAAGGTAACGGCGGCAACAACCATCTGTACGGTTTGGCCGGCGACGACTGTCTGGTTGGTAAAGACGGTAACGACTACCTCGACGGCGGTGTCGGCAACGACATCCTGATCGGCGGTACCGGTAACGACACTTACTTCTTCGACAAAGGTTACGGTCACGACACTATCCGTGAAGAAAGTGGTAATGACACCCTGTTGTTCGGTAAAGGCGTTGCAGCTTCCGACGTATTGCTGAGCAAATCTGGTGCTAACCTGACTGTTTCTGTCGGTACTAACGACAGCATCACCATCGACGACTGGTTCACCGGTAACGATCACAAAGTTGAAAACTTCAAGTTTGCTGACGGTAGCACTTACCAAGTAACCGGCCACGGCGACTACTACTCTCTGTCTGCTGTGAACCAAATCCAAGATCAGACTCAGGCTCCTGCCATCTGA
- a CDS encoding phosphoribosylaminoimidazolesuccinocarboxamide synthase, which produces MSEISLKKIYSGKVRDLYEIDDKRMLMVASDRLSAFDVILDDLIPGKGEILTQISNFWFKKLAHIMPNHFTGQTVYDVLPENEAKALEKRAVVAKKLTPVKVEAIVRGYLAGSGWKDYQKTGSVCGIQLPEGMQEAQQLPEVIFTPSTKAAVGDHDENISFEECERIIGKELAAEVRAKAIQLYTEAAEYAKSRGIIICDTKFEFGLDEEGTLTLMDEVLTPDSSRFWPADQYKVGTNPPSFDKQFVRDWLEQSGWNKKAPAPKVPADVIQKTVEKYQEALTLLTQG; this is translated from the coding sequence ATGTCTGAAATCAGCTTGAAAAAAATCTACTCCGGCAAAGTCCGCGATTTGTACGAAATTGACGATAAACGTATGTTGATGGTTGCTTCCGACCGTCTGTCTGCATTCGATGTGATTTTAGATGATCTGATTCCGGGTAAAGGAGAGATTCTGACGCAGATTTCCAATTTTTGGTTTAAAAAACTGGCTCATATCATGCCTAACCATTTTACCGGTCAGACAGTTTACGATGTTTTGCCTGAAAATGAAGCTAAAGCTTTGGAGAAACGCGCCGTCGTGGCTAAAAAGCTCACTCCGGTGAAAGTGGAGGCTATTGTGCGCGGTTATCTGGCAGGTAGCGGTTGGAAAGATTATCAAAAGACAGGCTCTGTTTGCGGTATTCAACTGCCTGAAGGTATGCAGGAAGCGCAGCAGTTGCCTGAAGTGATTTTTACGCCATCGACCAAAGCCGCAGTTGGCGATCATGATGAAAACATCAGCTTTGAAGAATGCGAACGCATTATCGGAAAAGAATTGGCTGCGGAAGTGCGCGCTAAGGCGATTCAGCTTTACACGGAAGCGGCCGAATATGCCAAATCTCGCGGTATTATTATTTGCGACACTAAATTTGAATTTGGTTTGGATGAGGAAGGTACGCTGACTTTGATGGACGAAGTGTTGACGCCTGACTCCAGTCGTTTTTGGCCTGCCGACCAATACAAAGTCGGCACCAATCCACCGTCTTTTGACAAACAATTTGTCCGCGACTGGCTGGAGCAAAGCGGTTGGAATAAAAAAGCGCCTGCGCCTAAAGTGCCTGCCGATGTGATTCAAAAAACAGTCGAAAAATATCAGGAAGCATTGACTTTGCTGACTCAGGGTTAA
- the pnp gene encoding polyribonucleotide nucleotidyltransferase: protein MMFNKHVKTFQYGNQTVTLETGEIARQAAAAVKVSMGDTVVLVAVTTNKEVKEGQDFFPLTVDYLERTYAAGKIPGGFFKREGKQSEKEILTSRLIDRPIRPLFPEGFYHDIQIVAMVVSVDPEIDSDIPAMLGASAALVLSGVPFAGPIGAARVGYVNGVYVLNPTKAELAKSQLDLVVAGTSKAVLMVESEADILSEEVMLGAVVYGHDQMQVAINAINEFADEVNPEVWDWKAPETNEELVAKVREIAGETIKEAFKIRQKQARSAKLDEAWNAVKEALITEETDTLAANEIKGIFKHLEADVVRSQILDGQPRIDGRDTRTVRPLNIQTGVLPRTHGSALFTRGETQALAVATLGTSRDEQIIDALSGEYTDRFMLHYNFPPYSTGEVGRVGAPKRREIGHGRLAKRALLAVLPEPEDFSYTMRVVSEITESNGSSSMASVCGGCLSLLSAGVPLKAHVAGIAMGLILDNNKFAVLTDILGDEDHLGDMDFKVAGTTEGVTALQMDIKIQGITKEIMQIALAQAKEARLHILDQMKAAVAGPQELSAHAPRLFTMKINQDKIRDVIGKGGETIRSITAETGTEINIAEDGTITIAATTQEAGDAAKKRIEEITAEVEVGKVYEGTVVKILDNNVGAIVSVMPGKDGLVHISQIAHERVRNVSDYLQVGQVVNVKALEVDDRGRVRLSIKALLEAPAREEKAAE, encoded by the coding sequence ATGATGTTCAATAAACACGTTAAGACCTTCCAATACGGTAATCAAACCGTTACTTTGGAAACCGGCGAAATCGCTCGCCAAGCCGCTGCAGCCGTTAAAGTATCTATGGGCGACACTGTTGTTTTGGTTGCCGTTACTACCAACAAAGAAGTGAAAGAAGGCCAAGACTTCTTCCCTCTGACTGTCGATTACCTCGAGCGTACTTACGCAGCAGGTAAAATCCCCGGCGGTTTCTTCAAACGCGAAGGCAAACAAAGCGAAAAAGAAATCCTGACCAGCCGTTTGATCGACCGTCCGATTCGTCCTTTGTTCCCTGAAGGTTTCTATCATGACATCCAAATCGTAGCGATGGTGGTGTCTGTTGACCCTGAAATTGATTCTGACATTCCTGCCATGCTCGGCGCGTCTGCCGCGCTGGTGTTGAGCGGTGTACCGTTTGCCGGTCCGATTGGCGCGGCACGCGTGGGTTATGTAAACGGCGTGTACGTTTTGAACCCGACTAAAGCCGAATTGGCTAAATCACAATTGGACTTGGTTGTTGCCGGTACTTCTAAAGCCGTGTTGATGGTGGAATCCGAAGCCGACATCTTGTCTGAAGAAGTGATGCTGGGTGCGGTTGTTTACGGTCACGATCAAATGCAAGTGGCCATTAATGCCATCAATGAGTTTGCCGACGAAGTTAATCCGGAAGTTTGGGATTGGAAAGCACCTGAAACCAATGAAGAATTGGTTGCCAAAGTACGCGAAATTGCCGGCGAAACCATTAAAGAAGCGTTTAAAATCCGTCAAAAACAAGCGCGTTCTGCCAAATTGGACGAAGCTTGGAATGCCGTGAAAGAAGCGTTGATTACCGAAGAAACCGACACTTTGGCAGCCAACGAAATCAAAGGCATTTTCAAACACTTGGAAGCCGATGTTGTCCGCAGCCAAATTTTGGACGGCCAACCACGTATCGACGGTCGCGACACCCGCACTGTTCGTCCGCTGAACATTCAGACCGGCGTATTGCCGCGTACGCACGGTTCTGCATTGTTTACCCGTGGTGAAACCCAAGCTTTGGCGGTTGCAACTTTGGGTACTTCACGCGACGAACAAATCATTGATGCGCTGTCCGGCGAATATACTGATCGCTTCATGCTGCACTACAACTTCCCTCCATACTCTACCGGCGAAGTGGGTCGCGTAGGCGCGCCAAAGCGTCGTGAAATCGGTCACGGCCGCTTGGCTAAACGTGCGTTGTTGGCCGTATTGCCAGAACCTGAAGATTTCAGCTACACCATGCGCGTGGTTTCTGAAATTACCGAATCCAACGGCTCTTCCTCTATGGCTTCCGTCTGCGGCGGCTGCTTGAGCCTGTTGTCTGCCGGTGTGCCTTTGAAAGCACACGTTGCCGGTATCGCCATGGGTCTGATTTTGGACAACAACAAATTTGCCGTCCTGACCGACATCTTGGGCGACGAAGACCACTTGGGCGATATGGACTTTAAAGTAGCTGGTACAACCGAAGGTGTGACCGCGCTGCAAATGGACATCAAAATCCAAGGTATTACCAAAGAAATCATGCAAATTGCTTTGGCTCAAGCCAAAGAAGCACGTTTGCACATCTTGGATCAGATGAAAGCCGCCGTTGCAGGCCCACAAGAGCTGTCTGCACACGCGCCACGCTTGTTCACCATGAAAATCAACCAAGACAAAATCCGTGATGTGATTGGTAAAGGCGGCGAAACCATTCGTTCGATTACTGCTGAAACCGGTACTGAAATCAACATCGCTGAAGATGGTACCATCACTATCGCTGCGACTACTCAAGAAGCAGGCGATGCAGCGAAAAAACGTATCGAAGAAATCACTGCCGAAGTGGAAGTGGGCAAAGTGTACGAAGGTACTGTGGTTAAAATCCTCGACAACAACGTTGGCGCGATTGTCAGCGTGATGCCGGGCAAAGACGGTTTGGTACACATCAGCCAAATCGCCCACGAGCGCGTACGCAATGTCAGCGACTATCTGCAAGTAGGTCAGGTTGTGAATGTGAAAGCATTGGAAGTAGACGATCGTGGTCGCGTACGCCTGTCTATCAAAGCTTTGCTGGAAGCTCCTGCTCGCGAAGAGAAAGCAGCCGAATAA
- the dld gene encoding D-lactate dehydrogenase has translation MNATQLISRLTQTVGEKYIITDPAKTEQYRQGYRFGEGKALAVVRPGTVLEMWQILQACVEADVIVITQAANTGLTGGSTPDGNDYDRDIVIVNTMRLNIIQPINNNEQVVCLPGSTLNQLELLLKPLGREPHSVIGSSCIGASVLGGVCNNSGGALVQRGPAYTEMALFAQINEEGKLELVNHLGIDLGETPEEILTNLQGFHYQRKDITQDAGKGHDHAYCDHVRQVNEPTAARFNADPARHYEASGCAGKLMVFAVRLDTFPQEKQTAVFYIGTNDINELTDIRRAALSEFKNLPISGEYIHRHAFDIAAVYGKDTFYIIKTFGTHQLPKLFDLKARVDRFSKKISFLPKHFSDKFMQLISKILPDHLPKSMRNYRDKYEHHLILKMGGEGVEEARAFLKEYFATHGGAFFECNAEETQAAMLHRFAVASAAIRYRSVHDDEVEDLVALDIALRRDDRDWFETLPPEIDNKIIHKLYYGHFMCHVFHQDYIIKKGNDCMALEHEMLHLLDQRGAQYPAEHNVGHLYEAKPELKQFYKKLDPTNSFNPGIGKTSKKKNWAE, from the coding sequence ATGAATGCTACACAATTAATCAGCCGGCTGACGCAAACCGTCGGTGAAAAATACATCATCACAGACCCGGCAAAAACCGAACAATACCGTCAAGGCTACCGTTTTGGCGAAGGCAAGGCGCTGGCAGTTGTCCGTCCGGGTACGGTTTTGGAAATGTGGCAAATCTTGCAGGCGTGTGTTGAGGCTGATGTTATCGTGATTACGCAGGCCGCCAATACCGGCCTGACCGGCGGCTCGACTCCTGACGGCAATGATTACGACCGCGATATCGTGATTGTAAATACCATGCGTCTGAACATCATTCAGCCAATTAATAATAACGAACAAGTTGTCTGCCTGCCCGGTTCTACCCTGAATCAATTGGAACTGCTGCTGAAACCTTTAGGCCGTGAGCCGCACTCAGTGATCGGTTCGTCCTGTATCGGCGCATCTGTATTGGGTGGCGTATGTAATAACTCGGGTGGCGCACTGGTGCAGCGTGGCCCGGCTTATACGGAAATGGCGCTGTTTGCACAAATCAACGAAGAAGGCAAGCTGGAGCTGGTCAACCATTTGGGTATTGATTTGGGTGAAACCCCTGAAGAAATTTTGACCAACTTGCAAGGTTTCCATTATCAGCGAAAAGACATTACGCAAGATGCCGGCAAAGGGCATGACCATGCGTACTGCGATCATGTTCGCCAAGTGAATGAACCGACTGCCGCACGTTTTAATGCCGACCCTGCGCGTCACTATGAAGCATCAGGCTGCGCGGGCAAGCTGATGGTGTTTGCCGTGCGTCTGGATACTTTCCCGCAAGAAAAACAGACTGCCGTGTTCTATATCGGCACCAATGATATTAATGAGCTGACCGATATTCGTCGTGCTGCTTTGAGTGAGTTTAAAAACCTGCCTATTTCCGGTGAGTATATCCATCGTCATGCTTTTGATATTGCTGCCGTTTATGGTAAAGATACGTTTTATATCATTAAGACGTTCGGTACCCACCAACTTCCGAAACTGTTTGATCTGAAAGCCCGTGTGGATAGATTCAGCAAAAAGATAAGTTTCTTACCAAAACACTTCTCTGATAAATTCATGCAACTGATCAGTAAAATTTTGCCTGATCACTTGCCGAAATCTATGCGCAACTATCGGGATAAATATGAACATCACCTAATTTTAAAAATGGGTGGCGAGGGCGTAGAAGAAGCGCGTGCTTTCTTGAAGGAATATTTTGCAACCCATGGCGGCGCATTCTTCGAATGTAATGCCGAAGAAACGCAGGCGGCCATGCTGCATCGCTTTGCTGTGGCTTCTGCCGCGATCCGTTATCGTTCTGTACATGATGATGAAGTAGAGGATTTGGTTGCACTCGATATCGCCTTGCGCCGTGATGATCGTGATTGGTTTGAAACACTGCCGCCTGAAATCGACAATAAAATCATCCATAAATTGTATTACGGACATTTTATGTGTCATGTGTTCCATCAGGACTACATCATTAAAAAAGGCAACGACTGTATGGCTTTGGAACATGAAATGCTCCATCTGCTTGACCAACGCGGTGCGCAATATCCTGCCGAGCATAATGTCGGTCATCTGTATGAAGCCAAGCCCGAGCTGAAACAGTTCTATAAAAAACTTGACCCGACCAACAGCTTCAACCCCGGTATCGGTAAAACCAGTAAGAAGAAAAACTGGGCTGAATAA
- a CDS encoding sodium-dependent transporter gives MSSNQPRQTWSNRLTYILTVAGATVGFGATWRFPYLVGENGGGAYVFLFCIAMLVIGIPMILVENVIGRRKGVNALDAFGGTMNGKPVAKVWKLVGWMGLLGAFGIMAYYMVLGGWVISYIINIIGGNLDISSPVSGEVTKSFFTEHIENSPWEIAFYTFLFVVVNQWILVKGVIGGIEKAAKYLMPLLFLFLIAMVVRNVTLPGAMEGITFYLKPDFSKITAELFVFVLGQVFFALSLGFGVMITLSSYLDKNENLVQTAVITAITNTLIAVLAGFMIFPSLFSFGVAPNSGPTLVFQSLPIVFSNMWAGPVFAVIFFSLLLIAALTTSLTIYEVLITTIQEKTKIRRAAAITIVLAGIFIFGNIPSILSYGPWKDISVFGKNIFDAFDYISGNILFMLTALGSALFVGFVMKDEAKDELLYKGNHTTVNIWFAYVKYLVPLVILLIFISNLF, from the coding sequence ATGTCTTCCAATCAACCCCGTCAAACCTGGTCCAACCGTTTGACTTACATCCTTACCGTTGCCGGCGCGACTGTCGGCTTTGGTGCAACTTGGCGTTTCCCGTATTTGGTCGGTGAAAACGGCGGCGGTGCATATGTGTTTCTGTTCTGTATCGCCATGCTGGTCATCGGTATTCCGATGATTTTGGTGGAAAACGTCATCGGCCGCCGTAAAGGCGTGAACGCGCTGGATGCGTTTGGCGGCACAATGAATGGCAAACCCGTTGCCAAAGTTTGGAAATTGGTCGGCTGGATGGGCCTGCTCGGCGCATTCGGCATCATGGCCTATTACATGGTGCTCGGCGGCTGGGTTATCAGCTACATCATCAATATCATTGGCGGTAATTTGGACATTTCCAGCCCGGTTTCCGGTGAAGTTACCAAAAGCTTCTTTACCGAACACATTGAAAACAGCCCCTGGGAAATTGCGTTCTACACTTTCTTGTTTGTGGTCGTAAACCAATGGATTTTGGTCAAAGGCGTCATCGGCGGCATTGAAAAAGCGGCAAAATACCTGATGCCTTTGCTGTTTTTGTTCCTGATTGCCATGGTCGTGCGCAACGTTACCCTGCCGGGCGCAATGGAAGGGATTACTTTCTATCTGAAGCCTGATTTCAGCAAAATTACGGCTGAACTGTTCGTCTTCGTTTTAGGTCAAGTATTCTTCGCCTTAAGCTTGGGTTTCGGCGTGATGATTACCTTGTCCAGCTATCTAGATAAAAACGAAAATTTGGTTCAGACGGCCGTGATTACCGCGATTACCAATACTTTGATTGCCGTATTGGCCGGCTTTATGATTTTCCCATCCCTCTTCAGCTTTGGCGTTGCCCCTAACTCCGGCCCGACGCTGGTGTTCCAAAGCCTGCCGATCGTGTTTTCCAATATGTGGGCAGGCCCAGTGTTTGCAGTGATTTTCTTCTCACTGCTTCTGATTGCCGCGCTGACTACTTCTCTGACCATTTATGAAGTGTTGATTACGACCATTCAGGAGAAAACCAAAATCCGCCGCGCAGCCGCGATTACCATCGTACTAGCAGGTATTTTTATCTTCGGCAATATCCCGTCCATCTTGAGCTACGGCCCTTGGAAAGATATTTCCGTATTTGGTAAAAACATTTTCGATGCCTTTGACTATATCAGCGGCAACATCCTGTTTATGCTGACCGCGCTTGGCTCTGCCTTGTTTGTCGGCTTCGTGATGAAAGATGAAGCGAAGGACGAATTACTCTACAAAGGCAACCATACCACAGTCAATATCTGGTTTGCCTATGTGAAATACCTCGTGCCGTTGGTCATCCTGCTGATTTTCATCAGCAACCTGTTCTGA
- a CDS encoding 16S rRNA pseudouridine(516) synthase, producing the protein MQLLKYIQSQGLGSRKQCQWLIDNDCIAINGEIHNRAKDDIDPSQVHALSVDGEEIAAVPMPYFYILLHKPADYETSHKPQQYPSIFSLFPDHMRNIDMQAVGRLDADTTGIILITNDGQFNHRVTSPKHKVPKLYRVTLKHPADDTLCTTLKNGVLLHDDNETVAAAEAVLADPTTLIMTITEGKYHQVKRMIAAAGNRVEQLHREKFGDWNVDDLAAGEWKFIQI; encoded by the coding sequence ATGCAACTGCTCAAATACATCCAATCACAAGGCCTCGGCAGCCGCAAGCAATGCCAATGGCTGATAGACAATGACTGCATTGCCATCAACGGCGAAATCCATAATCGTGCCAAAGACGATATCGACCCGTCTCAAGTGCACGCCCTGTCTGTTGACGGCGAAGAAATTGCCGCCGTACCCATGCCCTATTTCTACATTCTGCTTCATAAGCCTGCAGATTACGAAACTTCGCACAAACCTCAGCAATACCCAAGCATCTTCAGCCTTTTTCCCGACCACATGCGCAATATCGATATGCAGGCAGTCGGCCGCTTGGATGCAGACACAACCGGTATTATTCTGATTACCAACGACGGGCAGTTTAACCACCGCGTTACCTCGCCCAAACACAAAGTTCCGAAGCTCTACCGCGTCACTTTGAAACATCCTGCCGACGATACCCTTTGCACTACGCTGAAAAACGGCGTCCTCCTACATGACGATAATGAAACCGTCGCCGCGGCCGAAGCAGTATTGGCCGACCCAACCACATTGATAATGACCATTACCGAGGGTAAATACCATCAGGTCAAACGCATGATTGCAGCCGCAGGCAACCGTGTCGAGCAGCTCCATCGTGAGAAATTCGGCGACTGGAATGTCGATGATTTGGCCGCAGGAGAATGGAAATTTATCCAAATCTAA
- a CDS encoding pyridoxamine 5'-phosphate oxidase family protein yields the protein MPESIFKQVSLDILRLHQQAIRSLIATKCCDECEVHDAVFITLDGRYYVWLPCMGKSPQSETGILLIEDEDGNTRLSWVAGTREVKQKDSLYNRVVSALQRKMQRTKNKFIQSANVRLLELTPQQGRLTTNSKDFSLSPHDLMKALYPATHQIGEFAL from the coding sequence ATGCCCGAAAGTATTTTTAAGCAAGTCTCCCTTGACATTCTGAGACTGCACCAACAAGCCATCCGCTCTTTAATCGCCACCAAGTGTTGCGACGAATGCGAAGTACATGACGCAGTATTCATTACTTTAGATGGCCGATATTATGTTTGGCTCCCTTGCATGGGTAAATCGCCCCAATCAGAAACTGGCATCCTGCTGATTGAAGATGAAGACGGCAATACACGCTTGAGCTGGGTTGCTGGCACACGCGAAGTCAAACAAAAAGACAGTCTGTACAACCGCGTTGTTTCCGCCCTGCAAAGAAAAATGCAGCGCACGAAAAACAAGTTTATCCAGTCTGCAAACGTCCGATTGCTTGAGCTGACGCCTCAGCAAGGCCGTCTGACGACAAACAGCAAAGATTTCTCGCTTTCACCGCATGACCTGATGAAAGCACTTTATCCGGCAACACATCAAATAGGAGAATTTGCCCTGTAA
- the dnaQ gene encoding DNA polymerase III subunit epsilon, protein MSQRQIILDTETTGLYPENGDRLVEFAGLEMINRQMTDSNLHLYVHPERDMPEEAAKVHGLTIEVLEAKNAPPFAQVGEQIADFIRGAELIIHNAKFDVGFLNMEFRRMGLPSIEKLGCKVTDTLAMAREMFPGQKASLDALCNRFSVDRSKRVLHGALIDCELLGEVYLAMTRQQFDLMGGEAEEEGEVKQTVIAETKRTSQLKVIKANADELAAHEKYLDDLGEACVWRKVETPDEANAGASA, encoded by the coding sequence ATGAGCCAACGTCAGATTATCCTCGATACAGAGACCACGGGTCTTTATCCTGAAAACGGCGACCGTCTGGTCGAATTTGCCGGCTTGGAAATGATCAACCGCCAAATGACCGACTCCAACCTTCATTTATATGTCCACCCGGAACGCGATATGCCGGAGGAAGCGGCGAAGGTGCATGGTTTGACGATTGAAGTATTGGAAGCGAAGAATGCGCCGCCGTTTGCCCAAGTGGGCGAACAGATTGCCGACTTTATACGTGGCGCAGAGCTGATTATCCATAATGCCAAGTTTGACGTCGGCTTCCTGAATATGGAATTCCGCCGCATGGGTTTGCCTTCTATCGAGAAACTGGGTTGCAAAGTCACCGACACGCTGGCTATGGCGCGTGAAATGTTTCCGGGGCAAAAGGCGAGTTTGGATGCGTTGTGTAACCGCTTTTCCGTTGACCGCAGCAAACGGGTCTTGCACGGCGCGCTAATCGACTGCGAACTTTTGGGTGAAGTCTATCTTGCCATGACGCGTCAGCAGTTCGACCTGATGGGCGGCGAGGCGGAAGAAGAGGGCGAAGTCAAACAAACCGTTATTGCGGAAACCAAACGTACCTCGCAGTTGAAAGTCATCAAAGCCAATGCGGACGAGCTGGCGGCACATGAAAAATATTTGGACGATTTGGGCGAAGCGTGTGTATGGCGCAAGGTCGAAACGCCGGATGAGGCCAATGCCGGAGCGTCAGCATGA